In Arachis hypogaea cultivar Tifrunner chromosome 17, arahy.Tifrunner.gnm2.J5K5, whole genome shotgun sequence, a single window of DNA contains:
- the LOC112767154 gene encoding 17.6 kDa class II heat shock protein, protein MDLRKMSWDTPIFSILEDMLDFAEEQPERERGGNKNNNPSRAYVRDAKAMAATPADVVEYPNRYVFVVDMPGIKASEIKVQVENENVLVVSGERKKREQQDEGVRYLSMERRVGKFLRKFSIPDNANKDTISALCTDGVLTVTVQKLPPPEPKKAKTIEVKSA, encoded by the coding sequence ATGGACTTGAGGAAGATGAGTTGGGACACCCCAATATTCTCAATCTTGGAAGACATGCTCGACTTCGCGGAAGAACAACCCGAAAGAGAGAGAGGCGGCAACAAGAACAACAACCCTTCGAGGGCATACGTAAGAGACGCGAAGGCGATGGCGGCGACGCCGGCGGACGTGGTGGAGTACCCGAACAGGTACGTGTTCGTGGTGGACATGCCGGGGATCAAGGCGTCCGAGATAAAGGTGCAGGTTGAGAACGAAAACGTTTTGGTGGTGAGCGGTGAGAGGAAGAAGCGGGAGCAACAAGATGAAGGGGTGAGGTACTTGAGCATGGAGAGAAGGGTTGGCAAGTTCTTGAGGAAATTCTCCATCCCTGACAACGCTAACAAGGATACCATTTCTGCTCTTTGTACTGACGGCGTGCTCACCGTCACCGTCCAGAAGCTTCCGCCGCCGGAACCCAAGAAGGCCAAGACCATTGAGGTCAAGTCTGCTTAA
- the LOC112765072 gene encoding 17.9 kDa class II heat shock protein: MDFRLMGLDSPLLSTIHHMMDMSDDNADAKNINAPTRTYVRDAKAMAATPADVKEYPQSYVFVIDMPGLKSGDIKVQVEDDNVLIISGERKRDEEKEGAKYLRMERRVGKFMRKFVLPENANTDAISAVCQDGVLTVTVQKLPPPEPKKPKTIEVKIA; encoded by the coding sequence ATGGATTTCAGGTTGATGGGACTCGATTCTCCATTGCTGAGCACCATTCACCACATGATGGATATGAGCGACGACAATGCCGACGCCAAGAACATCAACGCTCCCACAAGGACCTACGTGCGTGACGCGAAGGCGATGGCGGCTACTCCGGCCGACGTGAAGGAGTATCCTCAGTCGTACGTGTTCGTGATCGACATGCCGGGACTGAAGTCCGGTGACATTAAGGTTCAGGTGGAGGACGACAACGTTCTGATCATCAGCGGCGAGAGGAAGAGGGACGAAGAGAAAGAAGGTGCTAAGTATTTGAGGATGGAGAGGAGGGTTGGAAAATTCATGCGCAAGTTTGTGTTACCGGAGAATGCAAACACTGATGCTATTTCTGCTGTGTGTCAAGACGGAGTTCTCACCGTCACCGTTCAGAAGCTTCCTCCTCCTGAGCCTAAGAAGCCTAAGACTATTGAGGTTAAGATTGCTTGA